The proteins below are encoded in one region of Triticum aestivum cultivar Chinese Spring chromosome 1B, IWGSC CS RefSeq v2.1, whole genome shotgun sequence:
- the LOC123091869 gene encoding cortical cell-delineating protein-like, giving the protein MASNAALFVALSLLLSAVAAHGCGSTYCQPPVVVPTPPIVVPPPYHGGGHGHGHGAGQCSINVLNLRVCANVLGGLLGLKVGVPAHDQCCPLLQGLANLDAAVCLCTAVRADILGLRLNVPVDIRLLLNHCGKKCPSGFTCPSH; this is encoded by the coding sequence ATGGCATCCAACGCTGCCCTCTTCGTCGCCCTGAGCCTTCTCCTCTCTGCCGTCGCCGCCCACGGCTGCGGAAGCACCTATTGCCAACCGCCGGTCGTCGTGCCGACACCACCCATCGTCGTTCCGCCGCCATACCATGGAGGAGggcacggccacggccacggcgccGGGCAGTGCTCAATCAACGTGCTCAACCTGAGGGTGTGCGCTAACGTTCTCGGCGGGCTGCTCGGCCTCAAGGTCGGCGTTCCGGCGCACGATCAGTGCTGCCCGCTGCTCCAGGGGTTGGCCAACCTCGACGCCGCCGTCTGCCTCTGCACCGCCGTCAGGGCCGACATTCTCGGCCTCCGCCTCAACGTGCCTGTGGACATCAGACTCCTCCTCAACCACTGCGGCAAGAAGTGCCCGTCTGGTTTCACTTGCCCATCCCATTAA